From a region of the Cygnus atratus isolate AKBS03 ecotype Queensland, Australia chromosome 3, CAtr_DNAZoo_HiC_assembly, whole genome shotgun sequence genome:
- the MAS1 gene encoding proto-oncogene Mas, translating to MDESNITFHPSEGTENISMHRNISAQERVWEILTPLWVIMIISFLGFCENGIVLWCLCFQIKRNPFTAYITHLSIADISLLFCTFILSIEYIAGFGFAYGFYYYVTTTLSIVFLLGYNTGLYLLTAISIERCLSIVYPIWYRCHRSQHQSAIVCAILWTLSFLMTIAEYLTCKDDSTKEQFDDANHCQAMLIFTWILTFMIFIPLMILSSLILVIRIHRNSLRPHSSKLYIIIVATIIVFLIFAMPMRLLYLLNYHHWSSLLSQQNHVTIVLSTVNSSINPLVYFFVGSSKKKRFKESLKVVLSRALTDGLRPRSQEVGMSLDIAETIF from the coding sequence ATGGATGAGTCAAACATAACGTTTCATCCCAGCGAAGGCACAGAGAACATCTCaatgcacagaaacatttctgcacaGGAAAGGGTCTGGGAGATATTGACCCCACTTTGGGTAATTATGATCATCTCCTTCCTGGGTTTTTGTGAAAATGGAATTGTCCTCTGGTGCCTCTGCTTCCAGATCAAAAGAAACCCATTCACTGCGTACATCACACACCTGTCCATTGCTGACATCTCCTTACTGTTTTGTACATTTATTCTGTCAATTGAGTACATTGCTGGTTTTGGATTCGCATATGGTTTTTACTACTATGTAACCACCACACTGTCTATTGTCTTCCTTCTTGGATATAATACTGGTCTCTATCTCCTGACAGCCATCAGTATTGAGAGGTGTCTGTCTATTGTTTACCCCATCTGGTACCGATGCCACCGGTCACAGCACCAGTCAGCAATTGTGTGCGCAATTCTGTGGACTCTGTCTTTTCTGATGACAATAGCCGAATATTTAACATGCAAAGATGATTCAACAAAGGAACAGTTTGATGATGCCAACCATTGCCAAGCAATGCTCATCTTCACATGGATCCTGACTTTCATGATCTTCATTCCTCTAATGATTCTGTCCAGCCTGATCTTGGTTATCAGGATTCATCGTAACTCCCTGAGACCTCACTCGTCAAAGCTCTACATCATCATTGTGGCCACAATCATTGTCTTCCTCATCTTTGCCATGCCTATGAGGCTGTTGTATCTCCTGAATTACCACCACTGGTCGTCTTTGCTCAGCCAGCAGAACCACGTCACCATTGTTCTCTCCACTGTTAACAGTAGCATCAACCCCCTTGTTTACTTCTTTGTAGGAAGCAGCAAGAAGAAGAGGTTCAAGGAGAGTCTCAAAGTGGTTCTTAGCAGAGCACTCACGGATGGGTTGCGGCCGAGAAGCCAGGAAGTTGGCATGAGTTTGGATATAGCTGAAACGATTTTCTGA